A single region of the Triticum dicoccoides isolate Atlit2015 ecotype Zavitan chromosome 2B, WEW_v2.0, whole genome shotgun sequence genome encodes:
- the LOC119367313 gene encoding flowering-promoting factor 1-like protein 5 — translation MAAGGVWVFKNGVMELEQEATSRKSLVYVPANETMRSLEALERRLGSLGWERYYEDRAIVQLHKRGGVDLISLPRDFSRLRSTHMYDVVVKNRDHFKVVDL, via the coding sequence atggCGGCGGGGGGCGTGTGGGTGTTCAAGAATGGGGTGATGGAGCTGGAGCAGGAGGCAACGAGCAGGAAGTCGCTGGTGTACGTGCCGGCGAACGAGACGATGCGGTCGCTGGAGGCGCTGGAGCGGCGGCTGGGGTCGCTGGGGTGGGAGCGCTACTACGAGGACCGCGCCATCGTGCAGCTCCACAAGCGCGGCGGCGTCGACCTCATCTCCCTTCCCAGGGACTTCTCCAGGCTCCGCTCCACCCACATGTACGACGTCGTCGTCAAGAACCGCGACCACTTCAAGGTCGTCGACCTCTAG